The following is a genomic window from Leptospira selangorensis.
GCAAAGCCGTCTCTGAAATTAAACCAAGCTTTTTTGTACCACTTATCGGGAGGAGCACCGTTTTCAGTTTGAGGTTCGGTGTTAAGTAAAGGACCTTCTTGAGGAACTGGATTCCCATTTGCGTCCTTAGGAGCCTCTCCATTCGCTGCTGCTTCTTTCTCTTTTTCTTTTTGTTCCCATTGGGCGATGAACAAATCAGCTTCGTTCAATCTTCCCAAACCGGCAACGTTATAGAAAACCGCAGATGAGTTATTAACCGTAGCGGTAACTGCACCCGCCATTCCGGCCGCACCCGCATGGGCACCATAAATATCCCCGTAACTACCGGCAGTCAGCTCCGATGTGCCGACTCCTAATATCCCCAGAACTGCGAGGATAATCCTCGACCCGGAGATAATTTTTTGACTAGAAACTCTGTTTCGCATTTTCCTTCCTGCTTTGAACCAATTCCATAACTTATCCTAGCCCATCTAGAATTGGCTGATCTCTTTATTACACATCAGTTATTTTTTAAAAATTTTCCGTATCTTAGCGGAAAGGTCAAAATTGTCCACCAAAATCAAAAAAAGAGCCCTTGGTCATTTTTATCCATAAAATAGTAAAAATGATTAAAAATAGAAGATAAAGATCGATTATTGTAAAAGAATGAACGCTACATATATTTTTAGGTTTTAAAGAAGGATGAAAAATCCAATTTAAGAGCCGGAAATCGGTTTAGCGGACCGAGTCTTTTCAAAATATATCGAAATGATGTCAGCATAACGTAAATATCCCAAATATTTTCCATTCTCTCCCACAGGAATCTTATCCATTCCCATATCCAAGAGAGTTTTAAATGCAGTTGCGAGGTTTGTCCGGACGGAAATGGGCAGAATGGATGTGTCAGTTACATCTTTCACAAGGATCAGGTTCCGAGTGAGGTCTCTACCTTCTAAAAATAAGCGGCTTGTACGTAAGGAAATCATTCCGAAGTAGTTTCCGCTTTCTTCCAAAACGATATAGTCGCTTGCATTGATCTTCAAAGCTTCTTCTTCCAACTTAGAAAGAAGGGTAGAAGTTTTGACCTCTGCAATATTCCTAAGCTTGCCCCGGATATCTTGGATGAGGATACCTTCTAACAAATCTCGATTCATGTCCCAGTCATGAGCTGGAGATTGGAAGCGAGTATTCTTCTGACTTTTATACAAATTCAATTTATGAGAAAGTACAAAAGTGATGATCGAAACGATCATTAAAGGTGGAAGAAGAGAATAACTTCCTATGATCTCGCAGATCATCACCATTCCTGCAATCGGAGCACTCGCTATTCCCGCATAAAATGCTCCCATTCCAACAAGCACGAAAGAAGCAACGGACACTTGGTATCCTAAAACTAATTTTGCGAACGTCCCAAGAGCTCCCCCTAACATTCCGCCTATAAATAAAGAAGGACCGAACATTCCAGCAGATCCACCGCTACCGATCGTAAATGAAGTGGTGATAATTTTTAAGAACGCGAGTAGTAAGAAGAAGAATATAATCTGCAGATCCTGAGTTAGATAAGAAGTGTAATTGTGAAATTTAAAACTGCCTTCCAATACATCTTGCAAAACGCCTGCTCCAGTTCCGAGTACTTCCGGCAGAAAATAACCGATGATACCTACGGGAATTCCGCCTAATGCAGGTTTTATCCACATTGGAAGTTTCAAAGACTTGGACCATTCTTGTATGAATTGAAATACCTTAATTAAAAAGGCTCCATTCAAATAACAAACAATCCCTAAAAACAAATAAAAGATAAGTTCCTTATACTCTATAAATCCTATCTCGGGAACCTTATACACGGAACCGAATCCATTAAAGGAAGAGTATGTTAAGAATGCAGTCACGGAAGAAATGATACAAGGAACCAATGTATCACTTTCTATATCTTCTCGGTACATCATCTCAACAGAAGTTAATGCGCCTCCTAAAGGAGCATGAAAGATTGCGCCAAGTCCACCTGCAGTTCCTGCGAGTAATAATGTGCGTCTTGCTCTTGCGCCTGCCTTAGTTAAGTTTGCAACTAAAGAACCGAAACCTGCACCAATTAAAGAGATAGGACCTTCTTTTCCGCCACTTCCTCCGGAAGATAAAGTGAATATAGTTGCGACGGACTTGATCAAAGGGATCTTAGGATCTACCTTACCTTCTTTATTATGAAAAGAATCGATCAGT
Proteins encoded in this region:
- a CDS encoding chloride channel protein yields the protein MFGNIYAEFRQRPISSYFTIKGRRSLYLYCVLTGVVSGLGALLFSRALAWAEYISLESISGLHNTHSGGEYFVSLEPIVSIYLGRWALLLLPVLGGLIAGLVIWKFSPDSAGTGTDSLIDSFHNKEGKVDPKIPLIKSVATIFTLSSGGSGGKEGPISLIGAGFGSLVANLTKAGARARRTLLLAGTAGGLGAIFHAPLGGALTSVEMMYREDIESDTLVPCIISSVTAFLTYSSFNGFGSVYKVPEIGFIEYKELIFYLFLGIVCYLNGAFLIKVFQFIQEWSKSLKLPMWIKPALGGIPVGIIGYFLPEVLGTGAGVLQDVLEGSFKFHNYTSYLTQDLQIIFFFLLLAFLKIITTSFTIGSGGSAGMFGPSLFIGGMLGGALGTFAKLVLGYQVSVASFVLVGMGAFYAGIASAPIAGMVMICEIIGSYSLLPPLMIVSIITFVLSHKLNLYKSQKNTRFQSPAHDWDMNRDLLEGILIQDIRGKLRNIAEVKTSTLLSKLEEEALKINASDYIVLEESGNYFGMISLRTSRLFLEGRDLTRNLILVKDVTDTSILPISVRTNLATAFKTLLDMGMDKIPVGENGKYLGYLRYADIISIYFEKTRSAKPISGS